One Formosa sp. Hel3_A1_48 genomic window, TTATTCCATTGGTTTCAGAAAACAAATCAATGGCAGATTTTATTTTTTTAGTTTTTCCCTTGGCAATTGTTATGGCAAATAACACAGAACAGACCCATTCACAATGGTTACCAAGCGTTTTTATTTTACTTCTTTTTGGGACAGCTGTACTCAAAACAGGCCTCAATATTCAGAACCTTCTTAATTTTTAAGTCAAGATTTACACTATATTTGCAGCATAATTATACACTATGTTTTCCAAGAAAGCCAATACAATTTTTCAAGATGTAATTGCCACTTATAAAAAGGCGGATACTGTCGATCAGCCATTTCACAACAAATATGATAAAGACCAGGACCTCATCGGTCATTTATTGTACAGAAAGTGCTGGATCGACACGGTTCAATGGGCTTATGAAGATATTATTCGCGACCCCAATATTGACCCTGTTACAGCTTTAAAACTAAAGCGCATGATTGATGCTTCAAATCAAGACCGAACCGATACAGTGGAATTTATTGACAGCTATTTTTTAGAGTTATACAAAAAGGTTCAGCCAAAAAGTACGGCCAAAATCAACTCTGAAAGTCCAGCTTGGGCAATTGACCGCCTTTCTATTTTAGCGCTTAAAATTTACCACATGCACCTCGAAACGGTACGTGCTGATGCTACAGGCGAACACAAAGCAGCCTGTCAGAAAAAGTTAGACATTTTATTAGAGCAACGTCTGGATCTTTCTACTGCCATAGATGACCTTTTAGGGGCTATTGCCAATGGCGATAAATACATGAAGGTGTACAAGCAAATGAAAATGTACAATGATGACGAACTAAATCCTGTTTTAAGAGGAACAAAATAATTTATTCTTGCGCGAGGACCCACAACATATACTGGTCATTAGATTTTCATCTTTAGGGGATGTGGCGATGATAGTTCCTGTAATAAGTGCCCTTATTAAAAGCCACCCAAATGCAAAAATAGCTGTACTCACCAAGACTCAATTTACTCCTCTTTTTAAGCATCTGCCCACTGTTGAGGTTATTGGAGTTGACTTGAAAAAACAGTACAAAGGACTTCTTGGCCTGTTCCAGCTTTCTAAAAAAATAAAGGCCCTTAGAGTAAATGCAGTTGCTGATTTACACTATGTTTTGCGGACCAAGGTACTGCGCATTTTACTTCCCGGGCTCAATTGGGCCATTTTGGACAAAGGACGTAAAGAAAAAAAACAATTAATTACAGGAAAAATATTTAAACCCTTAAAGCCTGTTGTCGAACGTTATGCTGATGTATTTCGTCAACTTGGGTTTGACCTCTCATTAAGCACACCAGATTTTCCAATAGCTCAGCCACTTTCCAAAGAAATTCAATCCCTATTAAAAGAATGCCCACAGCCCTATATTGGAATTGCCCCGTTTGCTGCCTACTCTTCAAAGACATATTCTTTGGATAAAATGAAAGCGGTTATAGATCATTTTTCTAAAACTGGCGCTACTGTTGTTTTGTTTGGAGGCGGACAAGCAGAGGTGCAAAAGCTAAATGAGATTACGAATTTATTCCCAAATGTAATTTCGGTGGCTGGCCGACTTTCCCTGGATGATGAGTTAAAATTAATTGGCCATTTAAAAGCAATGCTGGCTATGGATTCAGGCAACGCGCACATGGCGGCTTTAATGGGTATACAGGTCCTGACTTTATGGGGAGTTACTCATCCATTTTCTGGGTTCAAGCCCTTTAATCAGTCTCTTAAAAATTGCTTGGTTGCAGACCGAAATAAATTTCCAAGAATACCGACTTCAGTTTACGGTAAACACTACCCAAAGGGTTATGAAAAAGCGATAGATAGCATTTCTGAAAAAGACATTATAGCGGCTATTGAAAAAATAGTCTAAACATCATCAAAATCGATATGTATAACAGCTGATGTTGGAACGGCTTGACAACTAAGCACAAGGCCTTCTGCGACTTCACCATCTGTAAGAACACTATTTTGACGCATTTCAGCAGTTCCTTTTGTGATCCGGCAAATACAGCTACTACATACTCCTCCTTGACAAGAATAAGGGACATCAACATCATGCTTCAGTGCGGCCTCAAGAATGGTTTGCTCTGAATTTACACTAATTTCTGTTGTTTCATCATCTACCAAAACAGTAGCTTTGGTGGGGCCACTAGGTATCGAAACTTGGGCTTCAGCAACTGTTGTTGTAGCAGTAAAAAGTTCGAACAATATATCATCCTCAGACACATTGTGTTGCAAAAGAACTTCTTTAACGGTATGTATCATTTTCTCAGGGCCGCACAAATAGAAGGCCGATGTTTGATCAATATTAATTAGATTCTTTAAGCTGTAATTTGTATTTCCTTTATCAATTCTTCCAAAAAGCGCGCTCTCACCTTGTGCTTGACTGTATACATACTGAAGCTCAAAACGAGTTGGGTATTGTGTTTTCAAATCGTGAAGCGTTTTAAAAAAAATTGTTTCTTCAGGTGTTTTGTTTCCGTAAACAAGAACAAACTTTTGGCTAGTGTTCGTGTCCAATACAGTTTTCAAAATACTCATAATTGGGGTTATCCCGCTTCCTGCAGCAAAAGCGACAATAGTGTTTTGACGATTAGAATTTGTTGTATATGTGAAGCGGCCTTTTGGAGGTGCTACAGCGATAGACTCCCCTACTTTAAGTTCTTGGTTAGCAAAAGACGAAAATATTCCATTTTCGATTTCTTTGATGGTAACGGTCAACTCATTACTTCTAGGGCTTGAGCTAATAGAGTAGTCACGGCGTATCTCTTGACCATCAATTTTAGTTTTTAAGGTTAGATACTGGCCCGCCTCAAAGGCATATGTGTTCTTTAATGATTCCGGGACATCAAAACTAATGCTTACTGCTTTAGAAGTTTCACGCTGAATTTTGCTTATAACAAGGGTGTTAAATGTAGCCATCTATTTTTATTTGGAACAAAAATACTAAAGTTTGAAGATGAACTTTAGTTAACATACCGCCAAAATTTTTGTTTTTTGTGAAAAACGTAAGTTCTCAAATTATACTAAATTCAGGCAAATAGTTAGATTTATTCAAAAAGATGAGTATTTTTACAGACCTTGTATACAATTTATAGATAGTTTTAAGTTATAAACATCAAAAACGTCCCAGAGTTGAGACAGACATTCAAATATATTCTAAGTTTTTCAGCAATTGCATTTATTTTTACGAGCTGCTCGCAAAAAAAAGATAAATTCATCAACCGCAATTGGCACTCTCTAAACACAAAGTACAATATTTTATATAATGGAAATCTAGCACTAGATGCAGGGCTTAAGGATATTGAAGACTCATATCAAGACAATTACTGGGCAATTCTACCTGTAGAGCGCTTGAGCTTTTCCGAAGATCTTTTTTCAGAATTCAACAATCAAAATGCGAATTTTGAACGCGCTGAGCAAAAGGCTATTAAAGCGGTTCAAAAACACGGAATGAACATCAAGGGCAAAGAAAAAAACCCTCAAATTGACGAAGCATACCTCCTTCTGGGCAAGTCGCGCTATTACAGTGGACGATTTATACCAGCGCTTGAAGCGTTCAATTATATTTTGTTTAAATACCCTGGTAGTAGTAATATTAACTCAGCTAAGATTTGGCGTGCAAAAACAAATTTACGTCTAGAAAATGAAGCTACAGCCCTAGAGAATTTAAAAGCATTAATTGAAAAAAAGCAATTATCGAAAGAGGATCAAGTAGATGCCCAAGCGACTTTGGCTCAACTCTATTTGAATACAAAACGTGTGGACTCAGCTCTTTTACATCTCAGAAACGCCTACACGCTTACTAAAAGCAAGCCTTTGAGAGGTCGACTCCATTTTATTGAAGGCCAAATTTTTAATGAACTTGGTAAAAAGGACAGTGCTGATCTAGCGTTTCAAAAAGTTATTGAGCTAAAGCGCAGCGTTCCTATGGCGTATCGAGTAAATGCGTTTTTGGAACAGATTCACAATTTTGATTACTCCAATGGCGATCGTGAAGAACTAAGTACATTATTGTCTGATATGGAAGACAACAGAGAATATCGCCCATATTTGGACCGTATCCACCACACAATAGCAAAGCACCATTTGAAACGCGAGAATGACTCTCTTGCCATTGCTTATTTCAACAAATCTTTAAGAACAGATTCCAAGGATACTTTCTTAACAGCATTGAACTACCACAATATTGCTGACCTCTATTTTGATGACTCAAGATATACAAGAGCAGGCACATATTACGACAGTACTCATGTAAATTACAAGAAGAATTCAAAGCCTTACCGCGCAGTTAAAAAACGGCTGGACAATTTACAAGACGTCATTTATTACGAAGCTATTGCGCAGGCAAATGATAGTGTTTTAAATCTTGTTGCTATGTCAAAAAGCGAACAAGAAGACTATTTTGAGAGGCTCATCAAAGAATTAAAAGCTGAGCAAGAACAAAAAAGTACTGCACAAAACAACTATATAAATCCCTCGACAAGCTTTGGATCTAAAAATGCATCAAGTAAAGGAAAGTTTTATTTTTACGAAACGGCAACAGTCGCTTATGGTAAAAATGCATTTGCCAATGTTTGGGGGAAACGTCCGCTGGCGGATAATTGGCGATGGTCTAAAAAAACAATTTCTGGTGAGGTATCAAAATCAATGGCCTCTAAAGCAGAGGGAGAAACGAATAAAGATATTTTAACCGTCAGTTATTATTTAAATCTAATACCAGCAGATTCTGCTCAAATCGATAGTATTGCCAAAGAGCGAAATTTTGCATACTACCAATTGGGATTGATTTATAAAAACAAATTTAAAGACTATCAGCGCTCTGTAGACAAATTGGAAGCCCTTCTTGATCAAACCCCAGAAGACCGCTTGGTTTTACCCGCAAAATATAATCTTTATAAAGCATACACATTGCTTCCAAATTTAGGACTAGCCACGCAGATCAAGGATGAGATTATACGCGATTACCCCACCTCAAGGTATGCCCAAATACTCAAAAACCCAGCAGCGGTTTTAGCTGGCGATGAAAAAGGACCAGAGGCTGTATATAAAGCTCTTTTTGAAAAGTTTGAGGCCAGTGCTTATCAAGAAGTGATTGACTCCTGTGCTAATGAAATCATTCGATTTGAAGGGGATGAGATTGTTCCTAAGTTCGAATTGTTAAAAACCAGCGCAAAGGGGCGTCTCTATGGGTTTGGGGAGTACAAAGAAGGCCTCAATTATATTGCATTGAATTACCCTAATAGTCCTGAAGGCAAACAAGCCCAAGAGTTAATAGATAATGTGCTTTCAAACTTAGAAAACGACGATTTTAAAAATTTATCTGAGGGTAAAAATTTTAAAACGATTTACCAATTTAACGCTCAAGAGCAGGAGCTTATCAATACGTTTAAAAAGGAACTTGCCAAGGTACTTGAGGACGAAGAGGTCCTTAGTTTGAAGGTCTCTGAGGATGTGTTCAATAAAAATACTACATTTGTAGTTGTTCATGGCTTGAGAAGTATTCAAGGGGCAAGAGGATTTGCGGAGTTAATTGACATAGAAGACAATGAAATTTTAGCACAGCCAAGTTTTGCAATATCATCTGAAAACTACAGGATACTTCAAATACACAAAGCCCTTGATCGATATTTAGAAAAGCGAGAAAATTAAAATTATAGATTATGTTCACAGAAGCAAAAAAACCAAAATACCAACAAGGCGCACTCTCACAGCAAAACACCATTGCTCAAGGAACTGTTTTTGAAGGGGACTTGAAGAGTGAAGGCGATTTTAGAATAGAGGGTAAAATTCACGGCACATTGATAACTAAAGGAAAAGTGGTAATAGGCAATACTGGTAAAATTGAAGGCAGTCTATCGTGTAAAAATGCAGATGTTGAGGGGAGCTTTAAAGGAAAACTAACTGTTTTTGAAACATTAAGTTTGCGCGCTACTGCACGTGTAGAGGGCGAGGTTCAAACAGGAAAACTAGCTGTTGAGCCAGGGGCTTCTTTTAATGCCCATTGTCAAATGAAGGATTCTGTAAAAGAGCTCAAAGCAGAACCAAAACCAACCTTACAAACAAGTGCCAAACCAGGACAAACCGCTTAAACACCTTGCCGCACTTTCAGGTATTGGAATTCAGATGGGGGTGATTATATATGTTTTTGTCCGCTTGGGGCAGTGGTTAGACGTCAGTTTCAATACTTCCAAAAAAACCTTTGTGGCTATTGGCGCCCTGATTGGGGTTTCTGCGGGACTTTATGTAGCGCTGAGGCAACTAAAAAAAAGCCAAAATAAATGAACTCCGAATCAAGAGAATTTTCCACCAAAGTGCTTATTTTTTTGAGTATTTCATTTATGGCTCATCTGATTTTAAATGCGGTTATTGGTGTTCCAATATTTCAGCATCAAATAATCCATTCGTACACAATAAATGCCGCCTTGGCTGTAGGAATATTTTGGGGACTAACATCTTTAAAGACAAAATACAGTAACCAAATTGGGTTTATGTTTTTAGCAAGTAGCTTTATTAAATTCTTTGTTTTTTTTATGGTATTCTATAGCCCCTACAAGGCAGATGGTAAAATTGTTTTCTTAGAATTTGTATCCTTTTTTATTCCGTACACGATTTGCCTAATTTTAGAGACATATTTTCTTAGCAAACAACTCAATCAAATGTAGAAAAGACCACCCCCCGGTGGACTCATTTTTTTACTCAAAATAAAGTCATTAAAATTGTTTTTGTTTTTGATAGAAAACCATAACTTTGCAGCGATTTTATACAACTATAAAAATCTGCAATGCGAAGCAAGCTAACTTTGAAAGCGATTACACTGATTTTCTTTTTTGCGCCATTCTTGGTAATGGCAGGAGGAGATGCCCCAAAGACTGATAAAAAAGCTGAGATTAAAGCCTATATTCAGCACCACCTTCAAGACTCTTACGATTTTAGTCTATTTTCATACACCACAGACGGGGGCGAACACAAATATATAGCAGCACCGTTACCCGTAATTTTATGGGACGAAGGGCTTAAAATATTTTCTTCATCCAAATTTCATCATGGTGAAACTCTTGCTGAAGTTGACAACAACTTTTATAAGTTATACCACAATAAAATTTATAAAACAGATGCTGAGGGAACCATCAATTATGATGATCACAAGCATCCCACAAATATTAAACCTCTAGATTTTTCAATCACAAAAAGCGTTGTCATGATTATGATTACAGCGCTTCTTATGTTTTTCCTATTCAAAGCTCTAGGGAAATCTTATGCGGAGAACAAAGGAATTGCTAAAGGAGCAGGCCGCTTTTTTGAACCAATAGTCCTCTATATTAGAGACGACATTGCCATCCCCAATATCGGCGAAAAGAAACACATGCGCTACATGCCTTTTTTATTGACAGTATTCTTTTTCATTTGGTTCCTCAACATTTTTGGGCTCACACCTCTTGGGGTTAATGTTACCGGAAATATTGCTGTTACATTTGCTTTAGCGTTACTAACATTCCTGATTACAAATTTCACAGGGACAAAGGATTATTGGAAACATATATTTGATCCTCTCGGAGACTCCATGCCTTGGTATGGTAAGCTTCCATTATACATCATATTAATCCCAATTGAGGTTTTAGGGATTTTTATCAAACCTTTTTCGCTTTTAATTCGATTATACGCCAACATGCAAGCCGGGCATATCGTGTTAATGAGTTTGATTGGTTTAATGTTTTTATTTAAAAGTTGGTTGGGAAGCCCATTGTCCTTTGGACTGGCTTTTGCCATATCGCTTATTGAAATACTTGTAGCATTGTTGCAGGCTTATATTTTCACAATGCTATCAGCTTTATATTTTGGTTTTGCTTCAGAGGAGCACGAGCATCACGATGAAGCGCACGCTCATTAATTTGAGCAATTGATTTGAATGTTTAATTTTTAAATACATATATATGGAAATTCCAGTAATGGTAGGTGCAGGTTTAGTTGTAATCGGAGTAGGATTAGGTATTGGCAAAATTGGTGGTTCCGCAATGGAGGCTATCGCTCGCCAGCCAGAAGCTTACGGAAAGATTCAAACAGCTATGCTTATTGCAGCAGCCCTGATTGAAGGTATTGGATTTGCGGCATTATTTGCAGTATAATCTTTATCCAAAAAAACAATCTTGTAACGGTTGGTTGCAGGATTGTTTTAATTAAATTTAAAACATCATCATAATAAAATTATTATGGAAAAATTATTAGAAGAATTCTCACTTGGATTGTTTGTTTGGCAAACGTTACTTTTTGTTGGGCTTTTATTGCTATTAAAAAAATATGCTTGGGGCCCAATTCTCAGCGCTGTGAATGAGCGAGAGGAAGGCATCAAAAATGCACTTAGTGCAGCCGATAATGCAAAAAAAGAAATGGAAAATCTTCAAGCAGACAACCAAAAGCTTTTGAAAGAAGCTCGCGCAGAGCGCGAAGCCATGCTTAAAGAAGCGCGCGAACTCAAAAACAAAATGATTGACGACGCCAAAGTAGAAGCTAAAGACCAGGCCAATAAACTTGTAGCGCAAGCTCAAGCTGCCATAGAAACAGAGAAAAAAGCGGCTATCGCAGATTTGAAAGCACAAGTTGCAGACCTCTCGATCTCCATTGCAGAAAAAGTACTTGGGGAAGAAT contains:
- a CDS encoding DUF4254 domain-containing protein; this encodes MFSKKANTIFQDVIATYKKADTVDQPFHNKYDKDQDLIGHLLYRKCWIDTVQWAYEDIIRDPNIDPVTALKLKRMIDASNQDRTDTVEFIDSYFLELYKKVQPKSTAKINSESPAWAIDRLSILALKIYHMHLETVRADATGEHKAACQKKLDILLEQRLDLSTAIDDLLGAIANGDKYMKVYKQMKMYNDDELNPVLRGTK
- a CDS encoding glycosyltransferase family 9 protein, encoding MREDPQHILVIRFSSLGDVAMIVPVISALIKSHPNAKIAVLTKTQFTPLFKHLPTVEVIGVDLKKQYKGLLGLFQLSKKIKALRVNAVADLHYVLRTKVLRILLPGLNWAILDKGRKEKKQLITGKIFKPLKPVVERYADVFRQLGFDLSLSTPDFPIAQPLSKEIQSLLKECPQPYIGIAPFAAYSSKTYSLDKMKAVIDHFSKTGATVVLFGGGQAEVQKLNEITNLFPNVISVAGRLSLDDELKLIGHLKAMLAMDSGNAHMAALMGIQVLTLWGVTHPFSGFKPFNQSLKNCLVADRNKFPRIPTSVYGKHYPKGYEKAIDSISEKDIIAAIEKIV
- a CDS encoding ferredoxin--NADP reductase, with the protein product MATFNTLVISKIQRETSKAVSISFDVPESLKNTYAFEAGQYLTLKTKIDGQEIRRDYSISSSPRSNELTVTIKEIENGIFSSFANQELKVGESIAVAPPKGRFTYTTNSNRQNTIVAFAAGSGITPIMSILKTVLDTNTSQKFVLVYGNKTPEETIFFKTLHDLKTQYPTRFELQYVYSQAQGESALFGRIDKGNTNYSLKNLINIDQTSAFYLCGPEKMIHTVKEVLLQHNVSEDDILFELFTATTTVAEAQVSIPSGPTKATVLVDDETTEISVNSEQTILEAALKHDVDVPYSCQGGVCSSCICRITKGTAEMRQNSVLTDGEVAEGLVLSCQAVPTSAVIHIDFDDV
- the porW gene encoding type IX secretion system periplasmic lipoprotein PorW/SprE, with translation MRQTFKYILSFSAIAFIFTSCSQKKDKFINRNWHSLNTKYNILYNGNLALDAGLKDIEDSYQDNYWAILPVERLSFSEDLFSEFNNQNANFERAEQKAIKAVQKHGMNIKGKEKNPQIDEAYLLLGKSRYYSGRFIPALEAFNYILFKYPGSSNINSAKIWRAKTNLRLENEATALENLKALIEKKQLSKEDQVDAQATLAQLYLNTKRVDSALLHLRNAYTLTKSKPLRGRLHFIEGQIFNELGKKDSADLAFQKVIELKRSVPMAYRVNAFLEQIHNFDYSNGDREELSTLLSDMEDNREYRPYLDRIHHTIAKHHLKRENDSLAIAYFNKSLRTDSKDTFLTALNYHNIADLYFDDSRYTRAGTYYDSTHVNYKKNSKPYRAVKKRLDNLQDVIYYEAIAQANDSVLNLVAMSKSEQEDYFERLIKELKAEQEQKSTAQNNYINPSTSFGSKNASSKGKFYFYETATVAYGKNAFANVWGKRPLADNWRWSKKTISGEVSKSMASKAEGETNKDILTVSYYLNLIPADSAQIDSIAKERNFAYYQLGLIYKNKFKDYQRSVDKLEALLDQTPEDRLVLPAKYNLYKAYTLLPNLGLATQIKDEIIRDYPTSRYAQILKNPAAVLAGDEKGPEAVYKALFEKFEASAYQEVIDSCANEIIRFEGDEIVPKFELLKTSAKGRLYGFGEYKEGLNYIALNYPNSPEGKQAQELIDNVLSNLENDDFKNLSEGKNFKTIYQFNAQEQELINTFKKELAKVLEDEEVLSLKVSEDVFNKNTTFVVVHGLRSIQGARGFAELIDIEDNEILAQPSFAISSENYRILQIHKALDRYLEKREN
- a CDS encoding bactofilin family protein; this encodes MFTEAKKPKYQQGALSQQNTIAQGTVFEGDLKSEGDFRIEGKIHGTLITKGKVVIGNTGKIEGSLSCKNADVEGSFKGKLTVFETLSLRATARVEGEVQTGKLAVEPGASFNAHCQMKDSVKELKAEPKPTLQTSAKPGQTA
- a CDS encoding AtpZ/AtpI family protein, whose product is MPNQDKPLKHLAALSGIGIQMGVIIYVFVRLGQWLDVSFNTSKKTFVAIGALIGVSAGLYVALRQLKKSQNK
- a CDS encoding DUF6168 family protein, with the protein product MNSESREFSTKVLIFLSISFMAHLILNAVIGVPIFQHQIIHSYTINAALAVGIFWGLTSLKTKYSNQIGFMFLASSFIKFFVFFMVFYSPYKADGKIVFLEFVSFFIPYTICLILETYFLSKQLNQM
- the atpB gene encoding F0F1 ATP synthase subunit A, with product MAGGDAPKTDKKAEIKAYIQHHLQDSYDFSLFSYTTDGGEHKYIAAPLPVILWDEGLKIFSSSKFHHGETLAEVDNNFYKLYHNKIYKTDAEGTINYDDHKHPTNIKPLDFSITKSVVMIMITALLMFFLFKALGKSYAENKGIAKGAGRFFEPIVLYIRDDIAIPNIGEKKHMRYMPFLLTVFFFIWFLNIFGLTPLGVNVTGNIAVTFALALLTFLITNFTGTKDYWKHIFDPLGDSMPWYGKLPLYIILIPIEVLGIFIKPFSLLIRLYANMQAGHIVLMSLIGLMFLFKSWLGSPLSFGLAFAISLIEILVALLQAYIFTMLSALYFGFASEEHEHHDEAHAH
- the atpE gene encoding ATP synthase F0 subunit C — protein: MEIPVMVGAGLVVIGVGLGIGKIGGSAMEAIARQPEAYGKIQTAMLIAAALIEGIGFAALFAV
- a CDS encoding F0F1 ATP synthase subunit B, translated to MEKLLEEFSLGLFVWQTLLFVGLLLLLKKYAWGPILSAVNEREEGIKNALSAADNAKKEMENLQADNQKLLKEARAEREAMLKEARELKNKMIDDAKVEAKDQANKLVAQAQAAIETEKKAAIADLKAQVADLSISIAEKVLGEELSNKGKQEKLVESMLDDTSLN